Proteins found in one Bicyclus anynana chromosome 24, ilBicAnyn1.1, whole genome shotgun sequence genomic segment:
- the LOC112055408 gene encoding leucine-rich repeat-containing protein 27-like, with product MSDTFLQTTLYEEDLDDDKILDLSAQELITIPAINNEFLTVLYLQNNKLIELPDDFFPSCPSLKWLDLRENELSDIPKTVKYHPSLNHILLQNNKITSLPNELGTVTSLKVLQLSGNPLMYPPRDIIKAGTESILKFLNEKIIEEALEETRSIVSDKASASDCLELPLNSRSYNSVIDGPSIPPNKTLSVQFSERDYFDGEENELYPRIKSKCPKLAKSRSKPLPPHCQSAKYPRPLVMCPKKEQDKKIMQSILMDAALKKQKDLIAKSDKILQGRRNIELLKNWRKNYRNRQLTLSMEDDKYKLTPKSYPYDTNPEYMTLLSREDIEKDLPDKYRKRLFRRSKPTVARKSNTDAHLAMKIKKLFENLESMDLNRETMSPRTEQRVLLGEIQKISEIKQKLIELSTTNSRSVSAE from the exons ATGTCTGATACATTCTTGCAAACAACTTTATACGAAGAGGACCTGGATGATGACAAAATTCTAGATCTCTCGGCACAAGAATTAATTACAATACCTGCAATCAATAACGAATTTTTAACT GTTCTTTACTTAcagaacaataaattaatagaacTGCCTGACGACTTTTTTCCGTCGTGTCCAAGTTTGAAATGGCTCGATTTACGAGAAAACGAACTGTCGGATATTCCAAAAACAGTGAAATATCATCCATCTCTAAAtcatatattattacaaaacaataaaatcacaTCACTACCAAACGAATTAGGGACAGTGACGAGCTTAAAAGTGCTTCAATTGAGCGGAAATCCGCTAATGTATCCTCCGAGGGACATAATAAAAGCGGGAACGGAGAGTATTTTAAAGTTTCTGAACGAGAAAATCATTGAAGAAGCACTGGAGGAAACTCGGTCTATTGTATCGGATAAGGCAAGCGCAAGCGACTGTTTGGAGTTACCTTTGAATTCACGAAGCTATAATTCTGTAATAGACGGTCCAAGTATACCTCCAAATAAAACTTTATCCGTACAATTTAGTGAGAGAGATTATTTTGATGGCGAAGAAAATGAACTATATCCGCGAATCAAATCAAAATGTCCTAAATTAGCCAAAAGTAGGTCTAAACCTCTACCACCTCATTGCCAGAGCGCTAAGTATCCAAGACCGCTTGTGATGTGTCCCAAGAAAGAGCAGGATAAGAAAATTATGCAAAGCATATTAATGGACGCAGCGTTGAAGAAACAGAAAGACCTTATTGCTAAAAGTGATAAAATTTTACAAGGAAGACG AAATATCGAACTCCTGAAGAACTGGCGCAAAAACTACAGAAACCGCCAACTGACTCTATCAATGGAAGACGACAAATACAAACTCACACCCAAAAGTTACCCCTACGATACCAACCCTGAATACATGACCCTCCTCAGCCGTGAGGACATAGAAAAGGACCTCCCAGACAAGTATAGAAAGAGGTTGTTTAGACGCTCCAAACCAACTGTGGCTAGGAAGAGTAACACTGATGCTCATCTAGCTATGAAGATAAAGAAGCTGTTTGAAAATCTGGAATCTATGGATTTGAATAGGGAGACCATGTCGCCGAGGACTGAACAGAGAGTACTTTTAGGGGAGATACAAAAG ATATCTGAAATTAAACAGAAGTTGATCGAGCTCTCAACTACGAACTCAAGATCTGTATCGGCGGAATAA
- the LOC112055407 gene encoding protein O-GlcNAcase isoform X3, whose translation MTETSSDEQISKRKDFICGVVEGFYGRPWTTEQRKDLFQKLKKWGLDMYVYAPKDDYKHRAYWRELYTVEEAEHLTSLITEAKSHGITFCYALSPGLDITYSSQKEITTLKRKLEQVSQFGCMCFALLFDDIEPEMSEADKQIFQSFAHAQVSVTNEIHQHLGCPKFLLCPTQYCSTRAVPTVISSEYLNTLGTKLSQEIDIMWTGPKVISKTLTTECIEEITQVLRRPPVIWDNLHANDYDQKRIFLGPYCGRKPELIPLLRGVLSNPNCEYNANMIPIWTLAHWARCSLNAPPHMEAVSWDIKMERESEQGVCEDDVPMSLEKHVYHHRQALRQAIDEWLPEFSLPKAAQGPVIKPQTPITVPIIPILPSVNTCMSLVTATSCTTTTSTAELAPAIPTVNTSQLQALADVCSATPDGPILSTGFFQMPSIETFNPLPTPVMNSLVSPTKVILNESIPNPIIPIANSNMSLPTEIPVSTLPVPLMGLKVTDPENGEKIETDQPMVDKIDGNETVLNDSVLETTSFIEDMKKDKEEDDHIIVDDVEPSCQCPLIQQQNGDMSVGDTPQTLSPNRSAPEPLDVDPPSNAATDSDVIMHDQLSENGSMQVEPSNSPLSADMMVESIEPSEVTDEAVEGTSLDSDALTADDLLLLCDLFYLPFEHGSRGLRMMHDFHWLTTHASSILPRGSRPETSEWRRRLRRFSWWAGRTRRLARRVACAPNRELHSELRPYLWDLCAVLALLQAFLRWLELGKFPPSIATYAQGSYTWFSKGWREAFESGAQEPWVFRGGLSADLRRLLPVECSGDALRPHCMPTGLPLTVRPYTPADEEAVCTICHKTCRDGSDCSDLFPSDLQTLPADRLVVPFLTLTPELCLVIEDDGSGDADADADDVDAEDAELDAADVKPSKISVSSVKKEIVGYACAALNSKDFYKKQEIALIPEMCIKYPKELLERDDLTPAAKECVGHFHEFNSLERAPDSIVRSHPALLTCCVLPARSDPLAPARLLTCLLAALRAHGTVYTDVLAADSIVRTPGAAHVLRAAGALRPAGAGQAADVSAGRAASSRYGLY comes from the exons ATGACTGAAACTTCTTCAGACGAGCAAATATCTAAACGAAAGGACTTCATATGCGGTGTAGTCGaag GCTTTTACGGGCGCCCGTGGACCACGGAGCAGAGGAAGGACTTGTTTCAGAA GCTCAAAAAATGGGGTCTAGACATGTATGTTTACGCCCCAAAGGACGATTACAAGCATCGAGCGTACTGGCGCGAGCTCTACACTGTAGAGGAGGCGGAACATCTCACTTCTCTGATCACAGAGGCCAAGTCGCATGGAATAACGTTCTGCTACGCTCTGTCACCTGGGCTGGACATTACTTACAGCAGCCAGAAGGAAATAACAACTTTGAAGAGGAAATTGGAACAG GTTTCCCAGTTTGGATGCATGTGCTTTGCGTTACTGTTTGATGACATAGAGCCGGAGATGAGTGAAGCTGACAAGCAGATATTCCAGAGCTTTGCCCATGCGCAG GTGTCAGTGACCAATGAAATCCACCAACACCTGGGCTGCCCCAAGTTCCTGCTGTGCCCCACTCAGTACTGTTCCACGCGAGCGGTGCCAACTGTCATCAGTTCTGAATACCTTAATACCCTCGGGACAAAACTCTCCCAGGAGATAGATATTATGTGGACTG gaCCCAAAGTAATATCGAAGACCTTAACAACGGAGTGCATAGAGGAGATAACTCAAGTGTTGCGTCGACCGCCGGTCATTTGGGACAACTTGCATGCCAATGATTATGATCAGAAGAGAATTTTCTTGG gcCCGTACTGTGGACGTAAGCCGGAACTGATACCATTATTGCGCGGCGTGCTCTCCAACCCGAACTGCGAATACAACGCCAACATGATTCCGATATGGACGTTGGCGCATTGGGCGAGGTGTAGTTTGAACGCGCCTCCACATA TGGAAGCAGTGTCGTGGGATATCAAGATGGAGCGGGAGAGTGAACAGGGCGTGTGCGAGGATGACGTGCCGATGTCTCTGGAAAAACATGTCTACCACCATAGACAAGCGCTCAG GCAAGCTATCGACGAATGGTTGCCAGAGTTCTCATTACCGAAAGCTGCACAGGGGCCAGTCATCAAACCGCAAACGCCGATAACCG TGCCCATCATCCCCATCCTGCCGTCCGTCAACACGTGCATGTCGCTGGTCACCGCCACCAGCTgcaccaccaccaccagcacGGCGGAGCTCGCGCCCGCCATCCCCACCGTCAACACCAGCCAGCTGCAGGCGCTGGCCGACGTGTGCTCCGCCACGCCGGACGGCCCCATACTGTCCACTGGG ttttttcagATGCCCTCAATAGAAACCTTCAACCCATTACCGACGCCTGTTATGAATTCTCTAGTATCGCCGACCAAAGTTATCCTCAACGAGTCAATACCCAACCCAATAATACCCATTGCTAATTCCAACATGTCTCTACCCACTGAGATACCGGTTTCCACTCTACCAGTACCGCTTATGGGTTTAAAAGTCACCGATCCAGAGAATGGGGAGAAAATTGAGACAGACCAACCTATGGTGGATAAAATCGATGGGAATGAGACTGTGTTGAATGACAGCGTTCTGGAGACGACCAGTTTCATCGAAGATATGAAGAAGGACAAGGAAGAAGATGACCACATCATAGTCGATGACGTTGAACCTTCATGTCAGTGTCCGTTGATACAGCAGCAGAATGGGGACATGAGTGTTGGAG ATACACCACAAACACTGAGCCCGAATCGGTCGGCGCCCGAGCCGCTGGACGTGGACCCACCGTCCAACGCTGCCACGGACTCTGACGTCATTATGCACGACCAGCTGAGCGAA AACGGATCAATGCAAGTGGAACCTAGCAACAGTCCGCTGAGTGCTGACATGATGGTCGAATCCATCGAGCCGTCCGAAGTTACTGACGA gGCTGTGGAAGGTACTTCTCTAGATTCTGACGCGCTGACGGCGGACGATCTTCTGTTGCTGTGTGATCTCTTCTACCTGCCGTTCGAGCATGGCTCGCGTGGTCTGAGGATGATGCACGACTTCCACTGGCTCACCACTCACGCCAGCAGCATACTGCCCAGGGGGAGCAGGCCGGAG ACGAGCGAGTGGCGGCGTCGCCTGCGCCGCTTCTCGTGGTGGGCGGGGCGCACGCGGCGGCTGGCGCGGCGCGTCGCGTGCGCGCCCAACAGAGAGCTGCACTCGGAGCTGCGCCCCTACCTGTGGGACCTGTGCGCCGTGCTGGCGCTCTTGCAGGCCTTCTTGCGGTGGCTCG AACTCGGCAAATTCCCGCCCAGCATAGCGACATATGCGCAAGGAAGTTACACAT GGTTCTCGAAAGGCTGGCGCGAGGCCTTCGAAAGCGGGGCCCAAGAGCCGTGGGTGTTCCGAGGAGGCCTCTCGGCGGACTTGCGGAGATTGCTGCCCGTGGAGTGCAGCGGCGACGCCCTCAGGCCTCACTGTATGCCCACGGGGCTCCCTCTCACCGTGAGGCCTTATACACCGGCTGATGAGGAAGCG GTATGCACAATATGTCACAAGACATGCAGAGATGGCTCGGATTGCAGCGATCTGTTCCCAAGCGATCTACAGACTTTGCCGGCCGATAG ATTGGTGGTACCATTCCTCACACTTACACCAGAGCTGTGCCTCGTCATAGAGGACGACGGCAGCGGCGACGCGGACGCAGACGCGGATGACGTGGACGCGGAAGACGCCGAACTGGACGCTGCGGACGTCAAGCCCAGCAAAATCAGCG tttCGTCCGTGAAAAAAGAAATCGTCGGCTACGCGTGCGCAGCATTGAATAGTAAAGACTTCTACAAGAAGCAGGAGATCGCGCTCATACCAGAGATGTGCATCAAGTATCCCAAGGAGTTGCTGGAGAGAGACGACCTCACGCCGGCTGCTAAG GAATGTGTGGGCCATTTCCACGAGTTCAACTCGCTTGAGCGCGCACCGGACAGCATCGTGCGCTCCCACCCGGCGCTGCTCACGTGCTGCGTGCTGCCGGCGCGCTCCGACCCGCTGGCGCCGGCCAGGCTGCTGACGTGTCTGCTGGCCGCGCTGCGAGCTCACGGTACGGTCTATACTGATGTACTCGCTGCGGACAGCATCGTGCGCACACCCGGCGCTGCTCACGTGCTGCGTGCTGCCGGCGCGCTCCGACCCGCTGGCGCCGGCCAGGCTGCTGACGTGTCTGCTGGCCGCGCTGCGAGCTCACGGTACGGTCTATACTGA
- the LOC112055407 gene encoding protein O-GlcNAcase isoform X2, with the protein MTETSSDEQISKRKDFICGVVEGFYGRPWTTEQRKDLFQKLKKWGLDMYVYAPKDDYKHRAYWRELYTVEEAEHLTSLITEAKSHGITFCYALSPGLDITYSSQKEITTLKRKLEQVSQFGCMCFALLFDDIEPEMSEADKQIFQSFAHAQVSVTNEIHQHLGCPKFLLCPTQYCSTRAVPTVISSEYLNTLGTKLSQEIDIMWTGPKVISKTLTTECIEEITQVLRRPPVIWDNLHANDYDQKRIFLGPYCGRKPELIPLLRGVLSNPNCEYNANMIPIWTLAHWARCSLNAPPHMEAVSWDIKMERESEQGVCEDDVPMSLEKHVYHHRQALRQAIDEWLPEFSLPKAAQGPVIKPQTPITVPAVPIIPILPSVNTCMSLVTATSCTTTTSTAELAPAIPTVNTSQLQALADVCSATPDGPILSTGMPSIETFNPLPTPVMNSLVSPTKVILNESIPNPIIPIANSNMSLPTEIPVSTLPVPLMGLKVTDPENGEKIETDQPMVDKIDGNETVLNDSVLETTSFIEDMKKDKEEDDHIIVDDVEPSCQCPLIQQQNGDMSVGDTPQTLSPNRSAPEPLDVDPPSNAATDSDVIMHDQLSENGSMQVEPSNSPLSADMMVESIEPSEVTDEAVEGTSLDSDALTADDLLLLCDLFYLPFEHGSRGLRMMHDFHWLTTHASSILPRGSRPETSEWRRRLRRFSWWAGRTRRLARRVACAPNRELHSELRPYLWDLCAVLALLQAFLRWLELGKFPPSIATYAQGSYTWFSKGWREAFESGAQEPWVFRGGLSADLRRLLPVECSGDALRPHCMPTGLPLTVRPYTPADEEAVCTICHKTCRDGSDCSDLFPSDLQTLPADRLVVPFLTLTPELCLVIEDDGSGDADADADDVDAEDAELDAADVKPSKISVSSVKKEIVGYACAALNSKDFYKKQEIALIPEMCIKYPKELLERDDLTPAAKECVGHFHEFNSLERAPDSIVRSHPALLTCCVLPARSDPLAPARLLTCLLAALRAHGTVYTDVLAADSIVRTPGAAHVLRAAGALRPAGAGQAADVSAGRAASSRYGLY; encoded by the exons ATGACTGAAACTTCTTCAGACGAGCAAATATCTAAACGAAAGGACTTCATATGCGGTGTAGTCGaag GCTTTTACGGGCGCCCGTGGACCACGGAGCAGAGGAAGGACTTGTTTCAGAA GCTCAAAAAATGGGGTCTAGACATGTATGTTTACGCCCCAAAGGACGATTACAAGCATCGAGCGTACTGGCGCGAGCTCTACACTGTAGAGGAGGCGGAACATCTCACTTCTCTGATCACAGAGGCCAAGTCGCATGGAATAACGTTCTGCTACGCTCTGTCACCTGGGCTGGACATTACTTACAGCAGCCAGAAGGAAATAACAACTTTGAAGAGGAAATTGGAACAG GTTTCCCAGTTTGGATGCATGTGCTTTGCGTTACTGTTTGATGACATAGAGCCGGAGATGAGTGAAGCTGACAAGCAGATATTCCAGAGCTTTGCCCATGCGCAG GTGTCAGTGACCAATGAAATCCACCAACACCTGGGCTGCCCCAAGTTCCTGCTGTGCCCCACTCAGTACTGTTCCACGCGAGCGGTGCCAACTGTCATCAGTTCTGAATACCTTAATACCCTCGGGACAAAACTCTCCCAGGAGATAGATATTATGTGGACTG gaCCCAAAGTAATATCGAAGACCTTAACAACGGAGTGCATAGAGGAGATAACTCAAGTGTTGCGTCGACCGCCGGTCATTTGGGACAACTTGCATGCCAATGATTATGATCAGAAGAGAATTTTCTTGG gcCCGTACTGTGGACGTAAGCCGGAACTGATACCATTATTGCGCGGCGTGCTCTCCAACCCGAACTGCGAATACAACGCCAACATGATTCCGATATGGACGTTGGCGCATTGGGCGAGGTGTAGTTTGAACGCGCCTCCACATA TGGAAGCAGTGTCGTGGGATATCAAGATGGAGCGGGAGAGTGAACAGGGCGTGTGCGAGGATGACGTGCCGATGTCTCTGGAAAAACATGTCTACCACCATAGACAAGCGCTCAG GCAAGCTATCGACGAATGGTTGCCAGAGTTCTCATTACCGAAAGCTGCACAGGGGCCAGTCATCAAACCGCAAACGCCGATAACCG TGCCCGCAGTGCCCATCATCCCCATCCTGCCGTCCGTCAACACGTGCATGTCGCTGGTCACCGCCACCAGCTgcaccaccaccaccagcacGGCGGAGCTCGCGCCCGCCATCCCCACCGTCAACACCAGCCAGCTGCAGGCGCTGGCCGACGTGTGCTCCGCCACGCCGGACGGCCCCATACTGTCCACTGGG ATGCCCTCAATAGAAACCTTCAACCCATTACCGACGCCTGTTATGAATTCTCTAGTATCGCCGACCAAAGTTATCCTCAACGAGTCAATACCCAACCCAATAATACCCATTGCTAATTCCAACATGTCTCTACCCACTGAGATACCGGTTTCCACTCTACCAGTACCGCTTATGGGTTTAAAAGTCACCGATCCAGAGAATGGGGAGAAAATTGAGACAGACCAACCTATGGTGGATAAAATCGATGGGAATGAGACTGTGTTGAATGACAGCGTTCTGGAGACGACCAGTTTCATCGAAGATATGAAGAAGGACAAGGAAGAAGATGACCACATCATAGTCGATGACGTTGAACCTTCATGTCAGTGTCCGTTGATACAGCAGCAGAATGGGGACATGAGTGTTGGAG ATACACCACAAACACTGAGCCCGAATCGGTCGGCGCCCGAGCCGCTGGACGTGGACCCACCGTCCAACGCTGCCACGGACTCTGACGTCATTATGCACGACCAGCTGAGCGAA AACGGATCAATGCAAGTGGAACCTAGCAACAGTCCGCTGAGTGCTGACATGATGGTCGAATCCATCGAGCCGTCCGAAGTTACTGACGA gGCTGTGGAAGGTACTTCTCTAGATTCTGACGCGCTGACGGCGGACGATCTTCTGTTGCTGTGTGATCTCTTCTACCTGCCGTTCGAGCATGGCTCGCGTGGTCTGAGGATGATGCACGACTTCCACTGGCTCACCACTCACGCCAGCAGCATACTGCCCAGGGGGAGCAGGCCGGAG ACGAGCGAGTGGCGGCGTCGCCTGCGCCGCTTCTCGTGGTGGGCGGGGCGCACGCGGCGGCTGGCGCGGCGCGTCGCGTGCGCGCCCAACAGAGAGCTGCACTCGGAGCTGCGCCCCTACCTGTGGGACCTGTGCGCCGTGCTGGCGCTCTTGCAGGCCTTCTTGCGGTGGCTCG AACTCGGCAAATTCCCGCCCAGCATAGCGACATATGCGCAAGGAAGTTACACAT GGTTCTCGAAAGGCTGGCGCGAGGCCTTCGAAAGCGGGGCCCAAGAGCCGTGGGTGTTCCGAGGAGGCCTCTCGGCGGACTTGCGGAGATTGCTGCCCGTGGAGTGCAGCGGCGACGCCCTCAGGCCTCACTGTATGCCCACGGGGCTCCCTCTCACCGTGAGGCCTTATACACCGGCTGATGAGGAAGCG GTATGCACAATATGTCACAAGACATGCAGAGATGGCTCGGATTGCAGCGATCTGTTCCCAAGCGATCTACAGACTTTGCCGGCCGATAG ATTGGTGGTACCATTCCTCACACTTACACCAGAGCTGTGCCTCGTCATAGAGGACGACGGCAGCGGCGACGCGGACGCAGACGCGGATGACGTGGACGCGGAAGACGCCGAACTGGACGCTGCGGACGTCAAGCCCAGCAAAATCAGCG tttCGTCCGTGAAAAAAGAAATCGTCGGCTACGCGTGCGCAGCATTGAATAGTAAAGACTTCTACAAGAAGCAGGAGATCGCGCTCATACCAGAGATGTGCATCAAGTATCCCAAGGAGTTGCTGGAGAGAGACGACCTCACGCCGGCTGCTAAG GAATGTGTGGGCCATTTCCACGAGTTCAACTCGCTTGAGCGCGCACCGGACAGCATCGTGCGCTCCCACCCGGCGCTGCTCACGTGCTGCGTGCTGCCGGCGCGCTCCGACCCGCTGGCGCCGGCCAGGCTGCTGACGTGTCTGCTGGCCGCGCTGCGAGCTCACGGTACGGTCTATACTGATGTACTCGCTGCGGACAGCATCGTGCGCACACCCGGCGCTGCTCACGTGCTGCGTGCTGCCGGCGCGCTCCGACCCGCTGGCGCCGGCCAGGCTGCTGACGTGTCTGCTGGCCGCGCTGCGAGCTCACGGTACGGTCTATACTGA
- the LOC112055407 gene encoding protein O-GlcNAcase isoform X1, producing MTETSSDEQISKRKDFICGVVEGFYGRPWTTEQRKDLFQKLKKWGLDMYVYAPKDDYKHRAYWRELYTVEEAEHLTSLITEAKSHGITFCYALSPGLDITYSSQKEITTLKRKLEQVSQFGCMCFALLFDDIEPEMSEADKQIFQSFAHAQVSVTNEIHQHLGCPKFLLCPTQYCSTRAVPTVISSEYLNTLGTKLSQEIDIMWTGPKVISKTLTTECIEEITQVLRRPPVIWDNLHANDYDQKRIFLGPYCGRKPELIPLLRGVLSNPNCEYNANMIPIWTLAHWARCSLNAPPHMEAVSWDIKMERESEQGVCEDDVPMSLEKHVYHHRQALRQAIDEWLPEFSLPKAAQGPVIKPQTPITVPAVPIIPILPSVNTCMSLVTATSCTTTTSTAELAPAIPTVNTSQLQALADVCSATPDGPILSTGFFQMPSIETFNPLPTPVMNSLVSPTKVILNESIPNPIIPIANSNMSLPTEIPVSTLPVPLMGLKVTDPENGEKIETDQPMVDKIDGNETVLNDSVLETTSFIEDMKKDKEEDDHIIVDDVEPSCQCPLIQQQNGDMSVGDTPQTLSPNRSAPEPLDVDPPSNAATDSDVIMHDQLSENGSMQVEPSNSPLSADMMVESIEPSEVTDEAVEGTSLDSDALTADDLLLLCDLFYLPFEHGSRGLRMMHDFHWLTTHASSILPRGSRPETSEWRRRLRRFSWWAGRTRRLARRVACAPNRELHSELRPYLWDLCAVLALLQAFLRWLELGKFPPSIATYAQGSYTWFSKGWREAFESGAQEPWVFRGGLSADLRRLLPVECSGDALRPHCMPTGLPLTVRPYTPADEEAVCTICHKTCRDGSDCSDLFPSDLQTLPADRLVVPFLTLTPELCLVIEDDGSGDADADADDVDAEDAELDAADVKPSKISVSSVKKEIVGYACAALNSKDFYKKQEIALIPEMCIKYPKELLERDDLTPAAKECVGHFHEFNSLERAPDSIVRSHPALLTCCVLPARSDPLAPARLLTCLLAALRAHGTVYTDVLAADSIVRTPGAAHVLRAAGALRPAGAGQAADVSAGRAASSRYGLY from the exons ATGACTGAAACTTCTTCAGACGAGCAAATATCTAAACGAAAGGACTTCATATGCGGTGTAGTCGaag GCTTTTACGGGCGCCCGTGGACCACGGAGCAGAGGAAGGACTTGTTTCAGAA GCTCAAAAAATGGGGTCTAGACATGTATGTTTACGCCCCAAAGGACGATTACAAGCATCGAGCGTACTGGCGCGAGCTCTACACTGTAGAGGAGGCGGAACATCTCACTTCTCTGATCACAGAGGCCAAGTCGCATGGAATAACGTTCTGCTACGCTCTGTCACCTGGGCTGGACATTACTTACAGCAGCCAGAAGGAAATAACAACTTTGAAGAGGAAATTGGAACAG GTTTCCCAGTTTGGATGCATGTGCTTTGCGTTACTGTTTGATGACATAGAGCCGGAGATGAGTGAAGCTGACAAGCAGATATTCCAGAGCTTTGCCCATGCGCAG GTGTCAGTGACCAATGAAATCCACCAACACCTGGGCTGCCCCAAGTTCCTGCTGTGCCCCACTCAGTACTGTTCCACGCGAGCGGTGCCAACTGTCATCAGTTCTGAATACCTTAATACCCTCGGGACAAAACTCTCCCAGGAGATAGATATTATGTGGACTG gaCCCAAAGTAATATCGAAGACCTTAACAACGGAGTGCATAGAGGAGATAACTCAAGTGTTGCGTCGACCGCCGGTCATTTGGGACAACTTGCATGCCAATGATTATGATCAGAAGAGAATTTTCTTGG gcCCGTACTGTGGACGTAAGCCGGAACTGATACCATTATTGCGCGGCGTGCTCTCCAACCCGAACTGCGAATACAACGCCAACATGATTCCGATATGGACGTTGGCGCATTGGGCGAGGTGTAGTTTGAACGCGCCTCCACATA TGGAAGCAGTGTCGTGGGATATCAAGATGGAGCGGGAGAGTGAACAGGGCGTGTGCGAGGATGACGTGCCGATGTCTCTGGAAAAACATGTCTACCACCATAGACAAGCGCTCAG GCAAGCTATCGACGAATGGTTGCCAGAGTTCTCATTACCGAAAGCTGCACAGGGGCCAGTCATCAAACCGCAAACGCCGATAACCG TGCCCGCAGTGCCCATCATCCCCATCCTGCCGTCCGTCAACACGTGCATGTCGCTGGTCACCGCCACCAGCTgcaccaccaccaccagcacGGCGGAGCTCGCGCCCGCCATCCCCACCGTCAACACCAGCCAGCTGCAGGCGCTGGCCGACGTGTGCTCCGCCACGCCGGACGGCCCCATACTGTCCACTGGG ttttttcagATGCCCTCAATAGAAACCTTCAACCCATTACCGACGCCTGTTATGAATTCTCTAGTATCGCCGACCAAAGTTATCCTCAACGAGTCAATACCCAACCCAATAATACCCATTGCTAATTCCAACATGTCTCTACCCACTGAGATACCGGTTTCCACTCTACCAGTACCGCTTATGGGTTTAAAAGTCACCGATCCAGAGAATGGGGAGAAAATTGAGACAGACCAACCTATGGTGGATAAAATCGATGGGAATGAGACTGTGTTGAATGACAGCGTTCTGGAGACGACCAGTTTCATCGAAGATATGAAGAAGGACAAGGAAGAAGATGACCACATCATAGTCGATGACGTTGAACCTTCATGTCAGTGTCCGTTGATACAGCAGCAGAATGGGGACATGAGTGTTGGAG ATACACCACAAACACTGAGCCCGAATCGGTCGGCGCCCGAGCCGCTGGACGTGGACCCACCGTCCAACGCTGCCACGGACTCTGACGTCATTATGCACGACCAGCTGAGCGAA AACGGATCAATGCAAGTGGAACCTAGCAACAGTCCGCTGAGTGCTGACATGATGGTCGAATCCATCGAGCCGTCCGAAGTTACTGACGA gGCTGTGGAAGGTACTTCTCTAGATTCTGACGCGCTGACGGCGGACGATCTTCTGTTGCTGTGTGATCTCTTCTACCTGCCGTTCGAGCATGGCTCGCGTGGTCTGAGGATGATGCACGACTTCCACTGGCTCACCACTCACGCCAGCAGCATACTGCCCAGGGGGAGCAGGCCGGAG ACGAGCGAGTGGCGGCGTCGCCTGCGCCGCTTCTCGTGGTGGGCGGGGCGCACGCGGCGGCTGGCGCGGCGCGTCGCGTGCGCGCCCAACAGAGAGCTGCACTCGGAGCTGCGCCCCTACCTGTGGGACCTGTGCGCCGTGCTGGCGCTCTTGCAGGCCTTCTTGCGGTGGCTCG AACTCGGCAAATTCCCGCCCAGCATAGCGACATATGCGCAAGGAAGTTACACAT GGTTCTCGAAAGGCTGGCGCGAGGCCTTCGAAAGCGGGGCCCAAGAGCCGTGGGTGTTCCGAGGAGGCCTCTCGGCGGACTTGCGGAGATTGCTGCCCGTGGAGTGCAGCGGCGACGCCCTCAGGCCTCACTGTATGCCCACGGGGCTCCCTCTCACCGTGAGGCCTTATACACCGGCTGATGAGGAAGCG GTATGCACAATATGTCACAAGACATGCAGAGATGGCTCGGATTGCAGCGATCTGTTCCCAAGCGATCTACAGACTTTGCCGGCCGATAG ATTGGTGGTACCATTCCTCACACTTACACCAGAGCTGTGCCTCGTCATAGAGGACGACGGCAGCGGCGACGCGGACGCAGACGCGGATGACGTGGACGCGGAAGACGCCGAACTGGACGCTGCGGACGTCAAGCCCAGCAAAATCAGCG tttCGTCCGTGAAAAAAGAAATCGTCGGCTACGCGTGCGCAGCATTGAATAGTAAAGACTTCTACAAGAAGCAGGAGATCGCGCTCATACCAGAGATGTGCATCAAGTATCCCAAGGAGTTGCTGGAGAGAGACGACCTCACGCCGGCTGCTAAG GAATGTGTGGGCCATTTCCACGAGTTCAACTCGCTTGAGCGCGCACCGGACAGCATCGTGCGCTCCCACCCGGCGCTGCTCACGTGCTGCGTGCTGCCGGCGCGCTCCGACCCGCTGGCGCCGGCCAGGCTGCTGACGTGTCTGCTGGCCGCGCTGCGAGCTCACGGTACGGTCTATACTGATGTACTCGCTGCGGACAGCATCGTGCGCACACCCGGCGCTGCTCACGTGCTGCGTGCTGCCGGCGCGCTCCGACCCGCTGGCGCCGGCCAGGCTGCTGACGTGTCTGCTGGCCGCGCTGCGAGCTCACGGTACGGTCTATACTGA